The genome window ATTTATAAATACTTTCTGCGAAACTTAGGTTATGATCAGTGCTTTATTTTATATAGCAATTATCATGGTTACGGAGTACAAGATAATCCCCCTAAATCCCCCTTAATAAGGGGGACTTGAGAATAATGAATGTATCTCATAATTATAAAAAACGCTATATTACTTTTTAAGTTAATTATTATATTTTAAATTTGTGCCACATCTAAATATTTCTACCTTAAAAGGGGCTTTATGGGGGGCTTTAGCAGGAGATTTTTTTGCGCGTTATCCCCACCAAGATTTATATTTAAATTATGATTTAGAATCTTTTTCTCCTTATTTAGAAGTTATTTTTATAGGCTTTGAAAGGATTATTAAAGATAATTCTTTTAATGTAGAAACATGGATTAAAGAGATAAAAAATAACAATTATTACATTCAAGGTTTGATCATAGCTGATAATGAACAGAATATAGTAATTCCCTTAGAAATAGCTCTTTTACCTCTAGTTTTATCCTGTTATGAAAGCAAGAATAAATTAGAACATCATCTCGATCAGTTAGATTTATCTTTAAATATTAATAATAACAATCGAGAAAACATTTTTAACTTACACTTAATTATTAACTGCATCCTTACCCATAACAACAATAATATTACTCAAGTATTTGATTTAAATAGTAGTAAAAAAATAGAAAAAGTAAAACAATTTATTAATCAGAAAAAAAATATTAACGAGCTAGAAAAAGAATTTAACCAGCACTATCATCAACAAGAAATTAGTCTTTATCAAGGAATATATAGCTTTTTATCCCTATCTAATTATGTCGAACTGTCACTACTCAGAAGCACTAACTTTAAAAATCAAAAGTCCTCTACATCAATTCTGACGGGATTTTTATTAGGCTTACATAACGGTTATCATGCCCTTCCTTTCTCTTTGAAAAAATACTTTCAACTAATACCCATCGTCAAAGAGAAAAATATAGACTTACTAAGTCAACAATTTATCGATAATTGGCAGGGAAAATATACAAAAAATCCCCTCTCTAAGTTTTGAGAAGGGAATATTATTATGGCAGTTTTTAATGTTGATGATTAAACATCATAAGGGTTTTTGCCAGAAAACTTGAGGGTGACAGGCTCAGGATTTCTGCCGATATTTCTATCTTTTTTGCCGTGGAATTCACGCCCTTCGTTCACTTTTTCAGGGAATACACCATCAGCGGGGTGGAGATATTGAACTTCACCGTTAGGATATACACGGTAAACTTTATAATCTTCCATTTTGGGCTTAAATTTGGTGCGTAATTGAGTACCTAAAGCCAAACATTGCTCTTTACGGGCAAAGTAGTATAGGTTTTCACCTTCATTCATGATTGCAGCGCCACCAGTAGGCATTTCAAATACTTGCTCTTTGCTGCTAGTCCAGGTGATGGCGTATTTTTCTTCTCTGTCAGCTGCAGAGAGTAAACCGCCCGTACTTCCGCCAAATTTAGGCATTTGACCTGTTAATTGGATTTTTTCGCTCATAGAGATATTGCTTTTATAGAAATCACATTTACTATCTAGGCAATGCTATCACTGACTTAACCCCTATTTACTATGTCTGTTATGAACTGTAACAGTTTGTTACCTTTTGTTATTTAATGGGGAACGGGGAATGGGCAATGGGCAATGGTCAAACTTCATTCTTACTCAAGGATGGGGAACTTTAATATTTATTATTAATGAGGTTAACAAAGTTGGAGAGGATTTTTAAGCCGTAATCGGAGGATTTTTCGGGGTGGAATTGCACTGCCATAAGGTTTTTATGGGCGATCGCACTTGTAACTTTTTGACTACCATGGGTAACTTCCCCTGCAATTATGCTTTTATTGGTAGGATCGACATAAAATGAATGCACAAAGTAAAGATAGGTTTCAGGGGGCAACCCAGCCCACAGAGGGTGATTAGGTTGAGTTTTTTCCATAGTATTCCATCCCATGTGCGGAATGGTTAAATTAGGCTCTGATTGTAAACGACGCACCTTACCTTTTATTACTCCTAATCCTTGCTCTTTACCTTCTTCCGAGGATTCAAAAAGGATTTGTAACCCTAAACAGATACCTAAAAATGGTGTTCCCGAGGCGATCGCACTTTTAAGAGGTTCAACTAAATTACGTTCCTTTAAATGTTGCATAGCAGGATCAAATGAGCCAACTCCCGGCAACACAATCGCCTTTGCTTGGGCTATTACATCCGCAGAATAGGTTATTTCGGGAATCGCCCCCGCCTTTTCCAAACCCTTGCATACCGAGTGCAAGTTACCCATATCATAGTCAATTACAGCAATTTTCATAGTTTTATAGAAAAGTGATTTTTTATATTTAATGGGTGGTTACAATATCTTACTTATCTCCCCCAAACTTGGAGGTAGGAGGGTTTAGTTTCTAAATCTTCTGTATTTATTCCCCCCTTATTAAGGGGGGCTAGGGGGGATCTTAAATACCTAGTCTTTCATACACTTGGTCAAGATTTTTCAAGTGCTGATTAGGATCAAAACAAGTCTTCAAATCATCCGCCGATAAATGCTTCTGAATATCAGGACTAGATTCGATTAACTTACGGAAATTGCCATCTTGGGTATTCCATGCTTGGTGAGCACACCCTTGTACAATGCGATAGGCCTCTTCTCTACTCATACCTTTTTCCACCAAAGCCAGTAAAACTTTTTGGCTGAAAATTACCCCACCATATACATTCATATTACGGAGCATATTTTTAGGATATACCAACAAGTTTTGCACTAAATTAGTGGTTTCCTTGAGCATAAAATGGATCAAAAT of Cyanobacterium sp. HL-69 contains these proteins:
- the psaD gene encoding photosystem I subunit II PsaD, translating into MSEKIQLTGQMPKFGGSTGGLLSAADREEKYAITWTSSKEQVFEMPTGGAAIMNEGENLYYFARKEQCLALGTQLRTKFKPKMEDYKVYRVYPNGEVQYLHPADGVFPEKVNEGREFHGKKDRNIGRNPEPVTLKFSGKNPYDV
- the hisH gene encoding imidazole glycerol phosphate synthase glutamine amidotransferase subunit HisH, with protein sequence MKIAVIDYDMGNLHSVCKGLEKAGAIPEITYSADVIAQAKAIVLPGVGSFDPAMQHLKERNLVEPLKSAIASGTPFLGICLGLQILFESSEEGKEQGLGVIKGKVRRLQSEPNLTIPHMGWNTMEKTQPNHPLWAGLPPETYLYFVHSFYVDPTNKSIIAGEVTHGSQKVTSAIAHKNLMAVQFHPEKSSDYGLKILSNFVNLINNKY